A region of Paroedura picta isolate Pp20150507F unplaced genomic scaffold, Ppicta_v3.0 Ppicta_v3_sca21, whole genome shotgun sequence DNA encodes the following proteins:
- the THAP8 gene encoding THAP domain-containing protein 8 gives MTKYCRATSCSNSAGQPRPDNQRLSFYKFPLHNPERLQQWLSQLKQEQWVPTKHQHLCSEHFAASCFEYRWGVRYLKPDAVPTIFQTSETPPKRENAARPPSEVPAKKLILEHLGEGSLPGMQAVNLQEPEALETLAIALDPGMAAAPIYVETQPSASDLDLRALSAPLVNLVPLVQIVEPLKAVTLTVASPAEAVPGQPSSDPLEQRLVDFVASLPPEAIPSSSLGVSEQLCAEAAAEPSLQAVETEQGALVIENVSIEPFLESDSSTAALLSSLQASSAEMVAYFETIPTAPAAASSGVTPPETVLSSALSLPIVSTLPIVSNQASPEASAAEESPLEEPIPDKPSEEQLEEHRYHREEVTTAELVEVVMGLQKKVKVLQQRHRRHCAKLEAMEGVVEQLRKENLVSEEKLKLLEMACLQTSTLVPENGGTVAIICQDSDQALLYAVPQLAEESNETVIHVEQQ, from the exons ATGACCAAGTACTGCCGGGCGACCAGCTGCTCCAACTCGGCGGGACAGCCGCGGCCGGACAACCAGCGCCTCAGTTTTTACAA GTTTCCTCTGCACAACCCCGAGCGGCTCCAGCAATGGCTCTCGCAGCTGAAGCAAGAGCAGTGGGTCCCTACGAAGCACCAGCACTTGTGCAGCGAGCATTTTGCGGCATCCTGTTTTGAGTATCGTTGGGGCGTGCGCTACCTGAAGCCCGACGCTGTTCCCACCATCTTCCAGACCTCCGAGACCCCACCC AAGAGGGAGAACGCGGCCAGGCCTCCTTCGGAAGTGCCGGCCAAGAAACTGATCCTTGAACACCTTGGCGAGGGGAGCTTGCCGGGGATGCAGGCCGTGAATCTCCAAGAGCCGGAAGCCTTGGAAACGCTGGCCATAGCCCTCGACCCTGGCATGGCTGCGGCCCCTATCTATGTAGAAACGCAGCCCTCAGCCTCCGATCTAGACCTCCGTGCCCTCTCAGCCCCCCTTGTCAACCTGGTGCCCCTCGTCCAGATTGTGGAGCCCCTCAAGGCCGTGACGCTGACGGTGGCTTCCCCGGCGGAGGCCGTCCCTGGCCAGCCTTCGTCAGACCCGTTGGAGCAGCGGCTGGTAGACTTTGTGGCGTCCCTCCCTCCGGAAGCCATCCCAAGCTCTTCTCTGggggtctcagagcagctttgcGCGGAAGCAGCAGCCGAGCCATCCCTGCAAGCCGTGGAGACGGAGCAGGGCGCCCTGGTGATCGAGAACGTCTCCATCGAGCCCTTTCTGGAGTCTGACTCCTCGACCGCCGCCCTCCTGAGCTCCCTGCAGGCCTCGTCCGCAGAAATGGTGGCTTACTTCGAGACCATCCCCACTGCCCCTGCGGCAGCGTCTTCCGGCGTGACTCCGCCTGAGACGGTGCTCTCCTCCGCCCTGAGCCTCCCCATCGTCTCCACTCTCCCCATCGTCTCTAACCAAGCCTCCCCTGAGGCCTCTGCAGCCGAGGAGTCGCCGCTGGAGGAGCCCATCCCGGACAAGCCCTCGGAAGAGCAGCTGGAGGAGCACCGCTACCACCGGGAAGAGGTGACGACGGCGGAGCTGGTGGAGGTGGTCATGGGCCTCCAGAAGAAGGTGAAGGTGCTTCAGCAGCGCCACCGCCGGCACtgcgccaagctggaagccatgGAGGGCGTGGTGGAGCAGCTGCGGAAGGAGAACTTGGTCTCCGAGGAGAAgctgaaactcctggagatg gcctgtttGCAGACCAGCACTCTTGTGCCCGAGAATGGTGGCACGGTAGCCATTATCTGCCAAGACAGTGACCAAGCCCTGCTCTACGCCGTGCCCCAGCTGGCGGAGGAAAGCAACGAGACAGTCATCCACGTGGAGCAGCAGTAA